A genomic region of Campylobacter corcagiensis contains the following coding sequences:
- a CDS encoding type II secretion system F family protein: MKNYEVEFVKDGKRQKMFIKASDSVAAKNIAKRSNSGTIMKVGETKEVPMGQQLEELKSSVTRLLGLSGKIKIPNLVASIRQLAVMTNAGISIHDSIKEVANSTEDKRLKEIFSVINDDLNAGLSLSESVTKFKQELGDLVIAMVSLGETTGNIAEALAKLAMLLQEVWDNQQKFKKAMRYPITILVALAAAFTILMIYVVPKFKEIFDELGANLPAPTRFLFAIENIMSNYGLYVLAGIIAAIFGIRYMLRTSDEFKKGWDRGILKVYLIGRIIFFSTMSRFTLIFTELVKAGIPIADALDTANKMVENQTLKVKLGTVKIAVQQGVSLTDAFRNTEIFESMLIQMISAGEQSGSLDKMLGNVADYYKMKFDDIIDNISSYVEPILLFFMAGMVLLLALGIFMPMWDLGSAVKS, encoded by the coding sequence ATGAAAAATTATGAAGTTGAATTTGTTAAAGATGGTAAACGGCAGAAAATGTTTATCAAGGCAAGTGATAGTGTTGCTGCTAAGAATATTGCGAAAAGATCAAATAGCGGTACAATAATGAAAGTTGGAGAGACCAAAGAAGTTCCTATGGGTCAACAACTCGAAGAGCTTAAAAGCAGTGTTACAAGGCTTCTTGGCCTTAGTGGAAAGATAAAAATTCCTAATTTGGTCGCTTCTATTAGACAGCTTGCTGTTATGACAAATGCTGGAATTTCAATTCATGATAGCATTAAAGAGGTTGCAAACTCAACTGAAGATAAGAGATTAAAAGAGATTTTTTCTGTTATTAATGACGATTTAAATGCTGGCTTAAGTCTTTCTGAGTCAGTTACTAAATTTAAACAAGAGTTGGGTGATTTGGTTATTGCTATGGTAAGTCTTGGAGAGACTACTGGTAATATAGCAGAAGCTCTTGCCAAACTTGCGATGCTTCTTCAAGAAGTTTGGGATAACCAGCAAAAATTTAAAAAAGCTATGCGTTATCCTATTACGATTTTAGTAGCTTTAGCTGCAGCTTTTACTATACTTATGATTTATGTTGTTCCTAAATTTAAAGAGATTTTTGATGAACTTGGTGCAAATTTACCAGCTCCAACTAGATTTCTTTTTGCAATTGAAAACATTATGAGTAATTATGGACTATATGTTCTAGCTGGTATTATAGCTGCTATTTTTGGTATAAGGTATATGCTTAGGACAAGTGATGAGTTTAAAAAAGGCTGGGATAGGGGTATATTAAAAGTATATCTTATAGGAAGGATTATATTCTTCTCAACAATGTCAAGATTTACTCTTATATTTACTGAGTTAGTAAAAGCTGGTATTCCTATAGCAGACGCACTTGATACTGCAAATAAAATGGTTGAAAACCAAACTCTAAAAGTAAAGCTAGGAACTGTTAAGATAGCTGTTCAGCAAGGTGTGAGCCTAACTGATGCTTTTAGAAATACTGAAATTTTTGAAAGCATGCTTATACAGATGATTAGTGCAGGTGAACAAAGTGGTAGCTTAGATAAGATGCTTGGAAATGTTGCTGATTATTACAAGATGAAATTCGATGATATTATAGATAATATCTCAAGCTATGTTGAACCGATTTTACTTTTCTTTATGGCTGGTATGGTTCTACTTCTGGCACTTGGTATATTTATGCCAATGTGGGATTTGGGAAGTGCTGTAAAAAGCTAA
- a CDS encoding FtsK/SpoIIIE family DNA translocase, producing MLLFVEFATISLSPDAFGTLGVAIGEQNILLFGYFAYIYPVVGIVLLYLTFRHIKKINFRFIELVSGLILLFFTILIAQANIFVINGGRIGYYIVSGLKDMIGSAGMWVFIAVIFGLSLVLIFEEKIAVIIKKAFISTKKDLEIKIDTSPSNDENLEVKEAATKPDIKSQSRKKPKEIDVGLVENISKDEELSQNLENFSSEITKNSNLKPEAKNEFKKVEHLSEIAENKKLLDNLEKGSVPKVKDFELPPLKFLNDPPKKKKAVDEAEIDQKIFDLLDKLRQFKINGDVVRTYSGPVVTTFEFRPAADVKVSKILNLQDDLAMALKAETIRIQAPIPGKDVVGIEIPNKDIETIYLKEILESEIYKSAASPLTIALGKDIVGQPFVTDLKKLPHLLIAGTTGSGKSVGINAMLLSLLYRNSPQTLRLIMIDPKMLEFSIYNDIPHLLTPVITDHKKAITALANLVAEMERRYKTMASTHTKNIENYNQKATKKGLETMPYIVVIIDELADLMMVSGKDVEFYIARLAQMARASGIHLIVATQRPSVNVVTGLIKANLPSRVSYRVGQKIDSKVILDQMGAESLLGRGDMLFTPPGSPGLIRLHAPFASEEEILKVVEFLKAQGPAIYDESFLVDEESSTSSSSNSDEALELDELYNEAKEVILSDEKTSISYLQRRLKIGYNRAATIIEQLEKTGVLSEPNSKGQREIL from the coding sequence ATTCTTCTGTTTGTAGAGTTTGCTACTATATCTTTAAGTCCTGATGCTTTTGGAACACTTGGCGTGGCTATTGGTGAGCAAAATATCCTACTTTTTGGTTATTTTGCATATATATATCCAGTTGTTGGGATTGTTTTACTATATCTTACTTTTAGACATATAAAAAAGATAAATTTTAGATTTATAGAGCTTGTTTCAGGGCTTATACTTCTATTTTTTACCATTTTGATAGCTCAAGCAAATATATTTGTAATAAATGGTGGAAGGATAGGCTATTACATTGTATCAGGTCTTAAGGATATGATAGGAAGTGCTGGAATGTGGGTATTTATAGCAGTTATATTTGGTCTTTCTTTAGTGCTTATTTTTGAAGAAAAAATTGCTGTTATCATAAAAAAAGCTTTCATATCTACAAAAAAAGATTTAGAGATAAAAATAGATACTAGCCCCTCTAATGATGAAAATTTAGAAGTAAAAGAGGCTGCTACTAAGCCAGATATTAAATCTCAATCTAGAAAAAAACCAAAAGAGATAGATGTAGGGCTTGTGGAAAACATCTCAAAAGATGAGGAGTTATCACAAAATTTAGAAAATTTTAGTAGTGAAATTACAAAAAATTCTAATTTAAAACCAGAGGCTAAAAATGAATTTAAAAAAGTAGAACATCTTAGTGAAATAGCTGAAAACAAAAAACTTCTAGATAACTTAGAAAAAGGAAGTGTGCCTAAAGTTAAAGATTTTGAGTTACCGCCTCTTAAATTTTTAAATGACCCTCCAAAAAAGAAAAAAGCCGTGGATGAAGCAGAGATCGATCAGAAAATTTTTGATCTTTTAGATAAACTTAGGCAGTTTAAGATAAATGGTGATGTTGTTAGAACCTACTCAGGTCCTGTTGTTACTACTTTTGAATTCCGTCCAGCTGCTGATGTCAAAGTAAGTAAAATTTTAAATTTACAAGATGATCTAGCTATGGCACTAAAGGCTGAAACTATTCGCATACAAGCTCCAATTCCTGGAAAAGATGTAGTTGGAATTGAGATTCCAAACAAAGATATTGAGACTATTTATCTAAAAGAAATTTTAGAAAGTGAAATTTATAAAAGTGCAGCCAGCCCTTTAACTATCGCACTAGGTAAGGATATAGTAGGTCAGCCATTTGTTACAGACCTTAAAAAACTACCTCATCTTTTAATAGCTGGAACAACAGGTAGTGGAAAAAGTGTAGGGATAAATGCTATGCTTTTAAGTCTTTTATATAGAAATTCTCCACAAACTCTAAGGCTTATAATGATAGATCCGAAGATGCTTGAATTTAGTATATATAACGACATACCGCATCTTTTAACGCCAGTTATAACTGACCATAAAAAAGCTATCACTGCTTTGGCAAATTTAGTAGCTGAGATGGAAAGACGCTATAAAACAATGGCAAGTACGCATACTAAAAACATAGAAAACTACAACCAAAAAGCTACAAAAAAGGGCCTAGAGACGATGCCTTATATAGTTGTTATAATAGATGAACTTGCTGATCTTATGATGGTAAGTGGTAAGGATGTTGAGTTTTATATCGCCCGTCTTGCTCAAATGGCAAGAGCTAGCGGCATTCATCTTATAGTTGCAACGCAGCGTCCAAGCGTAAATGTCGTAACTGGGCTTATAAAAGCAAATTTACCATCTCGTGTAAGCTATAGAGTAGGTCAAAAAATTGATAGTAAAGTAATATTAGATCAAATGGGAGCTGAGAGTTTACTAGGGCGTGGTGATATGCTATTTACACCTCCAGGAAGTCCTGGTCTTATAAGACTTCATGCTCCTTTTGCTAGCGAAGAAGAAATTTTAAAAGTTGTGGAATTTTTAAAAGCACAAGGTCCAGCTATATATGATGAGAGTTTTTTAGTTGATGAAGAAAGTAGCACTTCAAGCTCATCTAACAGTGATGAAGCTTTAGAACTTGATGAGCTTTATAATGAAGCAAAAGAGGTAATACTAAGTGATGAAAAGACTTCTATTAGTTACTTACAGCGTCGCTTGAAGATTGGCTATAATAGAGCAGCTACCATAATAGAACAGCTTGAAAAAACAGGTGTTTTAAGTGAGCCAAATTCTAAAGGTCAGCGTGAGATATTGTGA